The DNA window GTTAAAGTCCAGATAAAAGGCGGGTACATTAATAATACCTATTTTAACCTGTTTGCCATTAAGGTTGTACGTACGGATCTCTTTCTTGGCAGATATATCCTTAAGGATGATCTTTTCCCTTACCAATTCCAATATTCTTGGTTTGGCAGTGGTATTTACGCCTTTCGGCAAAATTTGCAAACGTACGGTAGTACCTTTTGTACCGCGGATAAGCGCTATCGCGTTTTCTATCCTCCAGCCAATAATATCCTGAAACTCGCCTGCTTTACCTTGCGCAACACCAACTATGCGGTCATCAACTGCAAGTTGCTTGCTTTTATCAGCCGGGCCGCCCGGTACAATGCTGGTAATGGTTACGTATTCGTTTTGAGACTGCAGGGTAGCGCCTATACCTTCCAATGAGCGCGCCATATCAATATTGAAACGGGCCGCTTCTGAAGGAATAAAGTAATTGGTATGCGGATCTATAGCGCCTGTGAACGAATCCATAAATACCTGGAAAACGTCGCCGCTGTTCATTTTATTCGATTGCGACAAAATGTTGGTGTAGCGCTTTTTAAGGGTAACCTTATTAGCCGCCAGGTCTTTCCCGGTAAGTTTCAAGTTAAGCAGGTCGTATTTTACACGTTGCGCCCAAAGGTTATGCAATTCCGACTCCGAAGAGGCAAATGGCAGTTTCTCACGGTCGTAAGTAAAGGTTTCGTTTTTAGCAAAATCAAAATCCTTACCCAGTTGTGCTATAGAAAAGTTCACGTACTCGTTGTAGCGTTTCTGGAAAACGTTGAACATATAAAATACGTGGCTCAGGTCGCCCGCTTTAATATCGTCGTCCAGCACGGTTTTGTATTGTTCAAATTCCTTAACGTCCGATGCGAGATAGTAGTTGTGGTTAGGGTCTATCTTCTTTAGGTAATCTGTATAAATCAGCGCTGAGATGGAATCATTTAATTCTACCTTTTTGTAGTTATAGCCAGATACCAGGCCCGCTACCTTTTGCATAATTACGCTTTGCTGCGCATCAGGCACCAGGTCGTTTGGTCCTGCTTTTCTTGCAGGTACCGGTTTTGAGGGAGAGGCGTTACAGGCAAGCGCGGCGCCTAACACCACCAATAAATAAAATTTCTTAAACATATCTTTTACGGTAATTAAATCTGGGCCCTGGTTAAACATCAATACTTGTGCCTGTTTTATTTTGCTTATAAAAAAAGAGACAGCCACAGCCGTCCCGCTAATATATTGAATAACAATATTACAATTATGTTTGTGTTGTTTTATAATACGACGGGCATTTTACGCAATTGTTACACAGACCTATGTGTTTAGCCAATTAATTACATAACGCCCGGGCGGGCAATTAATTATGTGCAGAAAGCGTAAACGAAAAGCAAGAGCCTTCCCCTTCTTTACTGGTGACGTTTACCGTTCCCTGATGATCATTAATAATGCGCGATGTAATATAAAGGCCCATGCCTAATCCGCTGTACTTATGTATCACGCCTTCACTCCTGTAAAATTTGTTAAACACATTAGCTATAGTATCGTCAGACATCCCGATACCCTTATCTTCCACGCAAACAGTTACTCCCCCTTGCTCTTTCCTGGTGTAAAGGCGAACCGGGCTGCCAGCAACCGAGTATTTAGCTGCATTACCTACTAAGTTACTTAACACCTGTTCAAAACGGAGCTTATCAATAAATACGTTACACGTACTATCCAGGGATATCTCCAGCGTGTGCGACGATATGAGCACCGTTAGCGATTCTGAAAGCTCTGTGATAAACTCGTTCAGATCTGTAGGTTTACGGT is part of the Mucilaginibacter terrenus genome and encodes:
- a CDS encoding carboxy terminal-processing peptidase, which encodes MFKKFYLLVVLGAALACNASPSKPVPARKAGPNDLVPDAQQSVIMQKVAGLVSGYNYKKVELNDSISALIYTDYLKKIDPNHNYYLASDVKEFEQYKTVLDDDIKAGDLSHVFYMFNVFQKRYNEYVNFSIAQLGKDFDFAKNETFTYDREKLPFASSESELHNLWAQRVKYDLLNLKLTGKDLAANKVTLKKRYTNILSQSNKMNSGDVFQVFMDSFTGAIDPHTNYFIPSEAARFNIDMARSLEGIGATLQSQNEYVTITSIVPGGPADKSKQLAVDDRIVGVAQGKAGEFQDIIGWRIENAIALIRGTKGTTVRLQILPKGVNTTAKPRILELVREKIILKDISAKKEIRTYNLNGKQVKIGIINVPAFYLDFNDYKSGNPNYKSTTRDVRLILDTLKREGVDGVVMDMRQNGGGSLMEASELTGLFIKTGPVVQVRDPRNQVEVEKDDDPAIAWSGPLAVLVDRFSASATEIFSAAIQDYGRGVILGTQTYGKGSVQRIIDLDEVISPSLKDRLAKMMGKSTTVATGSQNKFGQLNLTIGKFYRVSGGSTQHKGVMPDITFPSVIPMDKYGEDTEPSAMPYDVIPKTDYAKVGDFTSVLPQLTKMHEQRMSTSASFKYLMEDIAEMKKRDAETSVTLNEAQLKQQRDTDEKTAFEKSNQRRVALGLPPLKKGEAKPKNEDLDFLKIEAGQILTDYITLDNKVSTVIK